In Chitinibacter sp. SCUT-21, a single genomic region encodes these proteins:
- the motD gene encoding flagellar motor protein MotD translates to MARRKRPEEHDNHERWLVSYADFITLLFAFFVVMYAISSINEGKYKVLSNSLVDAFKQPKQSAELLQPDRQTMPGAPPKLIVIPAPTMMPDAGKYQEQTKKMQSMAGDFRSSLGELIDQGKVKVTQSKRGIAVEISDSILFDTGRAELQPESIDALAAIAERVKNSDNLIQIEGHTDNQPIRAGIFPSNWELSAARAASVVRLFQSVGVAPQRMVAIGYAEYRPIGPNDTLESRARNRRVTLNILADNQDEVAVIQTE, encoded by the coding sequence ATGGCACGCAGAAAACGTCCTGAAGAGCACGATAATCATGAGCGCTGGTTGGTGTCGTACGCCGATTTTATTACGCTCTTGTTTGCTTTTTTTGTCGTCATGTATGCCATTTCATCGATTAACGAGGGAAAGTATAAAGTGCTGTCCAACTCCTTGGTCGACGCCTTTAAACAACCTAAGCAGTCTGCCGAATTGCTCCAACCAGATCGCCAAACTATGCCTGGTGCTCCGCCCAAATTAATCGTGATTCCTGCGCCTACGATGATGCCAGATGCTGGCAAGTATCAAGAGCAAACTAAGAAAATGCAAAGCATGGCGGGCGATTTTCGTAGTTCACTGGGGGAGTTGATTGATCAAGGTAAAGTTAAGGTCACGCAATCGAAGCGTGGGATAGCGGTAGAAATCAGCGATTCAATTTTGTTCGATACCGGCCGTGCCGAACTACAGCCTGAATCTATCGATGCTCTCGCTGCGATTGCTGAGCGGGTCAAAAATTCCGACAACTTAATCCAAATTGAAGGTCATACCGATAATCAACCGATTCGCGCAGGCATTTTTCCGAGCAATTGGGAGTTGTCTGCCGCCCGTGCCGCCAGCGTTGTGCGCCTGTTTCAAAGTGTTGGTGTTGCCCCGCAGCGTATGGTGGCGATTGGTTATGCTGAATATCGCCCAATCGGCCCCAACGACACACTTGAAAGCCGTGCGCGTAATCGTCGCGTCACGCTCAATATCTTGGCCGATAACCAAGATGAAGTGGCTGTGATTCAAACGGAGTAA
- a CDS encoding LysR family transcriptional regulator: MKFTLRQLEVFVAVGQGESVSRAAEQLKMSQSATSTALAELERQYEMRLFDRVGKRLQLNELGALLLPRAIELLDRAQSMDAMLSGQHGFGPLRVGATLTIGNYLATLLIGDFMRQHPGCRVSLAVHNTATIVNQVVHFELDLGLIEGDCQHPDLVVLPWVADELVVFAAPQHPLALQDKVSFEDLVKASWIVREQGSGTRQTFEFAMRHALSQLDIRLELEHTEAIKRAVESGLGIGCISRLALKDAFRRGSLVPLEVAGLDLARQFHFVVHRQKYQTPSMDAFLALCQQATAGVQRSDEIAMPYIP, from the coding sequence ATGAAATTTACGCTGAGGCAATTGGAAGTTTTTGTTGCTGTCGGTCAAGGCGAGAGTGTTTCGCGCGCCGCCGAACAGCTAAAAATGTCGCAATCGGCAACTAGCACCGCGCTTGCCGAGCTTGAGCGGCAATACGAAATGCGCTTGTTTGATCGGGTTGGCAAGCGCTTGCAGCTCAATGAATTGGGCGCTTTACTTTTGCCGCGTGCCATAGAATTGCTCGATCGTGCGCAAAGCATGGATGCGATGCTCAGCGGCCAACATGGTTTTGGCCCCTTGCGCGTTGGTGCGACGCTAACAATTGGTAATTATCTCGCGACCTTGCTGATCGGTGATTTTATGCGCCAACACCCAGGTTGTCGCGTTAGTTTGGCGGTGCACAATACGGCGACGATTGTGAATCAAGTGGTGCATTTTGAGCTCGATTTGGGGTTAATTGAAGGCGATTGCCAGCACCCCGATCTGGTGGTGTTGCCGTGGGTGGCCGATGAACTCGTTGTGTTTGCCGCGCCACAACATCCGTTGGCGTTACAGGACAAAGTGAGTTTTGAAGACCTTGTTAAAGCGTCATGGATTGTGCGCGAGCAGGGCTCGGGTACGCGGCAAACGTTTGAATTTGCAATGCGCCATGCCTTGTCGCAACTCGATATTCGCTTGGAGCTGGAGCACACCGAAGCGATTAAACGTGCGGTTGAATCTGGGCTTGGTATTGGTTGTATTTCACGCTTGGCGCTAAAAGATGCATTCCGTCGCGGCAGTTTGGTGCCGCTGGAAGTGGCAGGGCTGGATTTGGCGCGCCAGTTCCACTTTGTGGTGCATCGGCAAAAATATCAAACGCCGAGTATGGATGCGTTTTTGGCTTTGTGTCAGCAAGCCACCGCCGGTGTGCAGCGTAGCGATGAAATTGCGATGCCGTATATACCCTGA
- a CDS encoding Rieske 2Fe-2S domain-containing protein — MVEICQSAQLAERGLAHRFTVAGRNAFALRFDGQVYAYINECAHIPIELDFNPGDVFDLSRQYLICSTHGAYYDPTNGFCLGGPCVGRRLTALPICEENGAVWLIEGKTG; from the coding sequence ATGGTTGAGATTTGCCAATCTGCGCAATTGGCCGAGCGGGGGCTGGCGCATCGTTTTACGGTTGCTGGTCGCAACGCGTTTGCTTTGCGCTTTGACGGGCAAGTCTATGCCTACATCAATGAATGCGCGCATATTCCGATTGAACTCGATTTTAACCCCGGTGATGTGTTTGATTTAAGCCGGCAATATTTGATTTGTTCTACCCATGGCGCATATTATGATCCGACCAATGGTTTTTGTTTGGGTGGACCTTGTGTCGGGCGTCGCTTAACGGCGTTGCCCATTTGCGAAGAAAACGGCGCTGTGTGGCTGATTGAAGGAAAAACTGGATGA
- a CDS encoding S49 family peptidase: protein MSDSLERDALKEILTASIKEQRAARRWGIFFKVLTFGYLGLVMALMLGWIGAHESESASSGPHVGVVDLSGPIAADGDASSQLVIAGLKAAFEDKNTKAVILRANSPGGSPVQSGMMYDEIKRLKAKHSNTPFYVVVEDVCASGCYYAAVAGEKIFADKASIVGSIGVLMDGFGFTGAMDKLGVERRLITAGANKGFLDPFSPQSEEQKQKATAMLQEVHQQFINVVKEGRGKRLAADNPDLFSGLVWSGESGLKLGLVDALGSVDSVARDVVKVDNIVDFTPQPSYADRLARQLGVAAATTLGAKLEWQLR from the coding sequence ATGAGTGATTCACTAGAGCGCGATGCGCTGAAAGAAATTTTAACCGCGTCGATTAAGGAGCAGCGCGCTGCTCGCCGCTGGGGGATTTTTTTCAAAGTCCTGACCTTTGGTTATTTGGGTTTGGTGATGGCCCTGATGTTGGGTTGGATCGGCGCTCACGAAAGTGAAAGCGCATCCAGCGGCCCACATGTGGGCGTCGTTGATTTATCGGGGCCGATTGCGGCTGATGGCGATGCCAGCAGCCAATTGGTGATTGCGGGCTTGAAGGCCGCGTTTGAAGATAAAAATACCAAGGCCGTCATTTTGCGCGCCAATAGCCCGGGTGGTAGCCCTGTGCAGTCGGGCATGATGTACGATGAAATCAAACGCCTGAAAGCCAAACACTCCAATACACCGTTTTATGTCGTCGTTGAAGACGTATGCGCTTCCGGCTGCTACTACGCCGCAGTGGCGGGCGAGAAAATCTTTGCCGATAAAGCATCCATTGTTGGCTCGATTGGTGTGTTGATGGACGGTTTTGGTTTTACAGGCGCGATGGATAAATTGGGCGTAGAGCGCCGTTTGATTACGGCAGGTGCGAACAAAGGCTTCCTCGATCCATTCTCGCCGCAAAGCGAAGAGCAAAAGCAAAAAGCCACCGCGATGCTGCAAGAAGTTCACCAGCAATTTATTAATGTGGTGAAAGAAGGGCGCGGCAAGCGCTTGGCCGCAGACAATCCCGATCTGTTTTCGGGTCTGGTTTGGTCGGGTGAATCGGGCTTGAAGCTCGGTTTGGTCGACGCCTTGGGCTCGGTCGATAGCGTCGCACGCGATGTTGTGAAGGTCGACAATATCGTTGATTTTACCCCGCAGCCTTCGTACGCCGATCGCCTAGCGCGCCAATTGGGCGTTGCTGCGGCAACGACTTTAGGTGCTAAGCTGGAATGGCAGTTGAGGTAA
- a CDS encoding amino acid ABC transporter permease, whose product MDFIQFWQQAQHTLPVLENFQLQIVWEYRELFIDGMKMTLGITLIAVVLGTLIGLFAGMARLADVKHGPWKYPVRFFLRWPAAAYVTFFRGTPLFVQILLTHFAVMPLLVHPDHGLILSGEMASTLRQDYGAFLSGLVALTLNAGAYITEIFRAGIQSIAKGQFEASRSLGMSYSQTMRFIIVPQAFRRMLPPLGNEAIMLLKDSSLVSAIGLAELAYAARTVAGAYSRYWEPYLTISFIYLILTLVLAAGVNHLEKRYQQSGGIH is encoded by the coding sequence ATGGACTTTATTCAATTTTGGCAACAAGCGCAGCACACTTTGCCAGTGCTAGAAAACTTCCAACTGCAAATTGTGTGGGAATATCGCGAGCTTTTCATTGATGGGATGAAAATGACTCTGGGCATTACACTGATCGCGGTCGTACTCGGCACCCTGATCGGTTTATTTGCCGGCATGGCGCGCCTTGCTGATGTGAAGCACGGCCCATGGAAATACCCGGTACGCTTTTTCTTACGCTGGCCAGCCGCAGCCTATGTGACGTTTTTTCGCGGCACACCGCTGTTTGTACAAATTTTACTCACGCATTTTGCCGTCATGCCTTTATTGGTTCACCCCGACCACGGCTTAATTCTAAGCGGCGAAATGGCATCGACATTACGCCAAGACTACGGCGCATTTCTATCCGGCTTGGTTGCGCTCACCCTAAATGCCGGCGCATATATCACCGAGATTTTCCGCGCGGGGATTCAATCGATTGCCAAAGGTCAATTTGAAGCGTCACGCTCTTTGGGGATGTCGTACAGTCAGACGATGCGCTTTATTATCGTGCCTCAGGCTTTCCGCCGCATGCTACCGCCACTGGGCAATGAAGCGATTATGCTGCTAAAAGACAGCTCGCTGGTTTCGGCCATTGGCTTGGCTGAACTCGCGTATGCGGCACGTACCGTTGCTGGCGCGTATTCCCGCTATTGGGAACCGTACCTAACAATTTCGTTTATCTATTTGATTTTGACTTTGGTGCTGGCCGCCGGTGTTAATCACTTGGAAAAACGCTACCAGCAAAGTGGCGGTATTCATTAA
- a CDS encoding basic amino acid ABC transporter substrate-binding protein has protein sequence MIRNPVRFFTTALLAGLMLNAPAHAAKTYQVATDAAYAPFESLNEKKEAVGFDMDIMKAVAAKAGFQVKFVNTPWEGIFASLNNGDRDIVISAVTITPERKQSMDFSDPYFEAKQLIAVSQSSKVTKLADLKGKKIGVQTGTTGDEVAQKFLGKTSPNIKRFESTPLAIQELQNGGVDAVIADNGVVVNYVANNAKAKLKTVDDATFAKEYYGIVVKKGNKALLEQINKGIAAIKADGTYDKIYKKYFGK, from the coding sequence ATGATTCGTAACCCTGTACGCTTTTTCACCACTGCCCTTTTGGCCGGCCTGATGCTCAATGCTCCAGCACATGCGGCAAAAACTTATCAAGTTGCCACCGACGCTGCGTATGCCCCATTCGAATCATTGAATGAGAAAAAAGAAGCGGTTGGTTTTGACATGGACATTATGAAAGCCGTGGCAGCCAAAGCGGGCTTTCAAGTGAAATTTGTAAACACCCCATGGGAAGGTATTTTTGCCTCGCTCAATAATGGTGACCGCGATATCGTGATCTCAGCGGTAACGATTACACCTGAGCGTAAACAGTCTATGGATTTCTCTGATCCATATTTCGAAGCAAAACAATTGATCGCCGTAAGCCAAAGCAGCAAAGTCACTAAGCTGGCTGATTTGAAAGGCAAAAAGATCGGCGTGCAAACTGGTACGACTGGCGACGAAGTTGCACAAAAATTCCTCGGCAAAACCAGCCCTAACATCAAGCGCTTTGAATCAACGCCATTGGCAATTCAAGAATTGCAAAACGGTGGTGTAGATGCGGTAATCGCAGATAACGGCGTCGTAGTTAACTACGTTGCCAACAACGCCAAAGCGAAGCTAAAAACAGTGGATGACGCCACATTTGCGAAAGAGTACTACGGCATCGTAGTAAAAAAAGGCAATAAAGCCTTGCTCGAGCAAATCAATAAAGGCATCGCGGCAATCAAAGCGGATGGCACTTACGACAAAATCTACAAGAAATACTTCGGTAAATAA
- a CDS encoding HDOD domain-containing protein produces the protein MKLEEVFEQTHKLPTIPKVVQELIDSFSKDDIDIDTIAKKIALDQVITAKVLRLANSAHFGSSRQIGSVQEAVVVLGFNTVRTLVVASGITGAFVATPGFDRKKFWKNSLQVATIAKWLAKQAKINGEVAFTAGMIHNIGEMLIHIVAPEVAVKIDQFVENGAADRVALEDNNIGFDYVMVGEELARRWNFPVSIQQAIKFQNTPAEQEPLDKLSAVLCLAKTITHQTQENASPDDLAAALPVSVVELAGLNNDQLTEKLLELNDLSSGLDELIA, from the coding sequence ATGAAATTAGAAGAAGTGTTCGAACAAACCCATAAACTACCAACCATTCCAAAAGTCGTTCAAGAACTCATCGATAGTTTTAGTAAAGATGACATCGATATTGATACCATCGCCAAAAAAATCGCCTTAGACCAAGTCATTACCGCCAAGGTATTGCGACTGGCCAATTCTGCTCACTTTGGCTCCAGTCGGCAAATCGGCTCAGTACAAGAAGCAGTTGTGGTACTTGGATTTAATACGGTACGAACGCTGGTTGTTGCCTCTGGTATAACGGGTGCATTTGTCGCCACTCCAGGCTTTGATCGCAAGAAATTCTGGAAAAATAGCTTGCAAGTCGCAACGATAGCCAAATGGCTTGCCAAACAAGCGAAAATCAACGGTGAGGTGGCATTTACCGCCGGCATGATTCACAACATCGGCGAAATGCTTATTCACATCGTCGCCCCCGAAGTCGCAGTTAAGATTGACCAATTTGTTGAAAATGGCGCCGCGGATCGAGTTGCGCTAGAGGACAATAATATCGGCTTTGATTATGTGATGGTTGGCGAAGAGCTAGCACGCCGCTGGAACTTCCCGGTGAGCATCCAGCAAGCCATTAAATTCCAAAATACACCTGCCGAACAAGAGCCACTCGATAAACTCAGTGCCGTATTGTGTTTAGCAAAAACAATCACCCATCAGACGCAAGAGAATGCTTCACCTGATGATCTGGCCGCCGCCTTGCCAGTAAGTGTTGTAGAACTGGCAGGTTTAAACAATGATCAGTTAACTGAGAAATTGCTTGAACTAAACGATCTATCTAGTGGTTTAGACGAGCTTATTGCTTAA
- a CDS encoding Rne/Rng family ribonuclease, producing MKRMLFNATQAEELRVAIVDGQKLIDLDIETVGKEQRKSNIYKGIITRIEPSLEACFVDYGCDRHGFLPFKEIARSYLAEGEGGRGRVADSLKEGQQLIVQVEKDERGNKGAALTTYISLAGRYLVLMPNNPRGGGVSRRIEGEERNELRAAMDQLETPNGMSLIARTAAIGRNAEELQWDLGYLLQLWRAIEGAANTQTGAFLIYQESSLVIRAIRDYFQPDIGELLIDKRDIYEQAQQFMSHVMPNNVHKVKFYQDDVPLFSRFQIEHQIETAYSREVSLPSGGAIVLDRTEALWSIDVNSAKATRGGDIEETALRTNLEAADEIARQMRLRDVGGLIVIDFIDMENPKNQRDVENRVREALHHDRARVQTGKISRFGLMELSRQRLQPSLEETSHIACPRCHGTGFIRGIESSALHILRIIQEEAMKENTGALHAQVPVDVATFLLNEKRAELFAVEARLKVGVMLIPNMHLETPNYSITRVRSEDVLSYEDALPSYRMVEQPADEGYKPGKTKEEQAKRQEAAVKGITPAQPAPASTERAPKPQAKTEAQPSFWSKVVAWFKGAPEEVKPTEDVKPAPRNPRGRNDRRNGRHDRNESREGQTQRERGERSERNHDRGERTEKADRPERNNRSSKPRIEEDMQKREERQQRPPRGERPPREERQRQEVRATEPAPELLTTAAVETSAPEQSNESNGETRNRRRRSRRDRRDRSDRNPAMADNAQNGETATPAFVPNEVILEQQAQAAAEVAVQTATSDSTANAIETSTAIETAADTKPAPAFEAAVTIPVASPVAEPADEAITAAPAQTTSAEAAPTKNVSTEIEPSQSPKASAEPTPQEASPATVEPEASPKVEFVVASPAEVGLTQVATRNETPTADAVVVEVPQRRRRKDVQGASQAVATETPALQLVETRNKVAAPVEEILVTAPVRRRRSDLQNKATATSSAEAPLAQVETKQ from the coding sequence ATGAAGCGCATGCTTTTTAATGCAACTCAAGCCGAAGAGTTGCGCGTTGCGATCGTCGATGGTCAGAAATTGATCGATCTCGATATCGAAACGGTCGGCAAAGAACAGCGTAAATCCAATATCTACAAAGGTATTATTACCCGCATCGAGCCTAGTCTTGAGGCGTGCTTTGTCGATTACGGCTGTGACCGCCACGGCTTTTTGCCGTTTAAAGAAATCGCTCGCTCATACCTGGCCGAAGGCGAAGGTGGCCGTGGCCGCGTTGCCGATAGCCTGAAAGAAGGCCAGCAACTGATCGTTCAAGTTGAAAAAGACGAGCGCGGCAATAAAGGTGCAGCACTCACCACCTACATCAGCCTCGCAGGTCGCTATTTGGTGTTGATGCCAAATAACCCACGTGGCGGCGGTGTTTCGCGTCGCATCGAAGGCGAAGAGCGCAATGAATTACGCGCAGCGATGGATCAATTGGAAACGCCTAACGGCATGAGCCTGATCGCGCGTACTGCAGCGATTGGCCGTAATGCCGAAGAATTGCAGTGGGACCTGGGGTATCTACTGCAACTATGGAGAGCAATTGAAGGTGCAGCCAATACCCAGACCGGCGCCTTCCTGATTTACCAAGAATCTAGCTTGGTGATCCGCGCAATTCGCGATTACTTCCAGCCCGATATCGGCGAGTTGCTGATCGACAAACGCGATATCTATGAGCAAGCACAGCAGTTTATGAGCCACGTTATGCCGAACAATGTGCATAAAGTGAAGTTCTACCAAGACGACGTACCACTGTTCTCGCGCTTCCAGATCGAACACCAAATCGAAACCGCGTATTCTCGTGAAGTGAGCCTGCCATCGGGCGGGGCCATCGTCCTTGATCGCACCGAAGCGCTGTGGTCGATTGACGTGAACTCGGCCAAAGCGACGCGCGGTGGTGACATCGAAGAAACCGCATTGCGCACCAACTTGGAAGCTGCGGACGAAATCGCGCGCCAGATGCGTTTGCGCGACGTCGGAGGTTTGATCGTGATCGACTTTATCGACATGGAAAACCCGAAAAACCAACGCGACGTTGAAAACCGCGTGCGTGAAGCGCTGCACCACGACCGCGCTCGCGTGCAAACCGGCAAAATCAGCCGCTTTGGCTTGATGGAATTGTCACGCCAACGCCTGCAACCATCGCTAGAAGAAACCAGCCATATCGCCTGCCCACGCTGCCATGGCACAGGCTTTATCCGCGGCATCGAATCGTCGGCATTGCATATCTTGCGCATCATTCAAGAAGAAGCGATGAAAGAGAATACCGGCGCATTGCACGCACAAGTACCGGTTGATGTGGCAACATTCCTGCTGAACGAAAAACGCGCCGAATTGTTCGCCGTTGAAGCTCGCCTCAAAGTTGGCGTAATGCTGATTCCAAATATGCATTTGGAAACGCCAAACTACAGCATTACTCGCGTACGCTCGGAAGACGTATTGTCGTACGAAGACGCACTGCCTTCGTACCGCATGGTTGAGCAGCCTGCAGACGAAGGCTACAAACCAGGTAAAACCAAAGAAGAGCAAGCGAAACGCCAAGAGGCTGCGGTAAAAGGTATCACCCCAGCGCAGCCAGCGCCGGCGAGCACTGAACGCGCGCCAAAACCACAAGCCAAGACTGAAGCTCAGCCTTCATTCTGGAGTAAAGTGGTTGCTTGGTTTAAGGGTGCTCCTGAAGAAGTGAAACCAACTGAGGACGTGAAGCCAGCTCCACGCAACCCGCGTGGTCGTAACGATCGTCGCAATGGCCGTCATGACCGTAATGAAAGCCGTGAAGGCCAAACGCAACGCGAGCGCGGCGAACGCAGTGAGCGTAACCATGATCGTGGCGAACGCACCGAAAAAGCGGACCGCCCAGAGCGCAACAACCGTTCGAGCAAACCGCGTATCGAAGAGGACATGCAAAAACGCGAAGAGCGTCAACAGCGCCCACCGCGCGGCGAGCGTCCACCGCGTGAAGAACGTCAGCGCCAAGAAGTGCGTGCGACTGAACCTGCTCCAGAATTGCTAACAACTGCTGCAGTCGAAACTAGTGCGCCAGAGCAAAGCAACGAAAGCAATGGCGAGACCCGTAACCGTCGCCGTCGTAGCCGTCGTGACCGTCGTGACCGTAGCGATCGCAATCCAGCCATGGCTGACAATGCGCAAAATGGTGAAACTGCGACACCGGCTTTTGTACCAAATGAAGTCATTCTGGAACAGCAAGCACAAGCAGCCGCCGAAGTAGCCGTGCAAACGGCAACCTCTGACAGCACTGCAAATGCCATCGAGACCAGCACCGCCATTGAAACGGCAGCCGATACAAAACCGGCGCCAGCATTCGAAGCGGCAGTGACCATTCCAGTGGCAAGTCCAGTTGCTGAACCTGCAGACGAAGCAATCACAGCAGCCCCAGCTCAAACCACTAGTGCGGAAGCGGCTCCAACTAAGAATGTATCAACTGAAATCGAGCCAAGCCAAAGCCCTAAAGCGAGTGCCGAGCCTACTCCTCAAGAAGCTAGCCCTGCCACCGTTGAGCCAGAAGCCAGCCCAAAAGTTGAGTTTGTCGTGGCATCACCAGCAGAAGTGGGGTTGACGCAAGTTGCAACTCGTAATGAAACGCCTACCGCAGATGCTGTAGTTGTAGAAGTCCCACAACGCCGTCGTCGCAAAGACGTACAAGGTGCGAGCCAAGCAGTAGCCACAGAAACCCCTGCGCTGCAACTGGTAGAAACACGTAATAAGGTTGCAGCTCCAGTTGAAGAAATTTTGGTTACAGCCCCTGTGCGCCGCCGTCGCAGTGATTTGCAAAATAAAGCAACGGCGACAAGCAGCGCTGAGGCACCTTTGGCTCAAGTAGAAACCAAGCAATAA
- a CDS encoding RluA family pseudouridine synthase has product MSETSKASVCFVTVDEEDAGQRLDNFLLKRLKGVPKSHVYRIVRSGEVRVNKGRADVTTRVCAGDVIRVPPVRVAEAPPAPNNAAAAADAMQLPIVYEDDALLVIDKPAGIAVHGGSGISFGVIELLRAQRPQAKFLELVHRLDRETSGLLLVAKKRSALVKMHEVLRESHGIDKRYLALVEGVWPHTRCHVKMKLLKYETPDGERRVKVHADGLSSHTIVNRQQAWANASLLECELKTGRTHQIRVHLSASGHAILGDDKYGDSAVNRALPKQGLRRMFLHAWRLTLNHPLTGERMTLEAPLPAELQNYIHQLDKGAK; this is encoded by the coding sequence ATGTCGGAGACAAGCAAAGCGTCTGTGTGCTTCGTGACCGTTGATGAAGAAGATGCAGGCCAACGCTTAGATAATTTTCTGCTCAAACGCCTCAAAGGTGTGCCCAAAAGTCACGTTTATCGCATCGTTCGTTCGGGTGAAGTGCGCGTTAATAAAGGTCGCGCCGATGTGACAACGCGCGTGTGCGCCGGTGACGTGATTCGCGTGCCGCCCGTGCGCGTCGCTGAAGCGCCACCTGCACCGAATAACGCCGCAGCGGCGGCCGACGCCATGCAATTGCCGATTGTGTATGAAGATGACGCCTTGTTGGTGATCGATAAGCCGGCAGGCATTGCGGTGCACGGCGGATCGGGGATTAGTTTTGGTGTGATCGAGTTACTGCGCGCGCAGCGACCACAAGCGAAGTTTCTGGAATTGGTGCATCGACTCGATCGCGAAACTTCCGGTTTATTGCTGGTAGCGAAAAAACGCAGCGCTTTGGTCAAAATGCACGAAGTGTTGCGCGAAAGTCATGGCATCGATAAACGCTATTTGGCCTTGGTCGAAGGCGTGTGGCCGCACACGCGTTGCCACGTCAAAATGAAATTACTCAAATACGAAACGCCCGATGGCGAGCGCCGTGTGAAAGTGCACGCCGATGGTTTAAGTTCGCACACGATTGTGAATCGCCAGCAGGCGTGGGCGAATGCGTCACTTTTGGAATGTGAGCTAAAAACCGGCCGCACGCATCAAATTCGTGTGCATTTGTCGGCCAGCGGGCACGCGATTTTGGGCGACGATAAATATGGCGACTCGGCGGTGAATCGTGCTTTACCAAAGCAAGGTTTGCGCCGCATGTTTTTGCATGCCTGGCGCTTAACGCTAAATCACCCGTTGACCGGTGAGCGCATGACGCTTGAGGCACCGCTGCCCGCCGAATTGCAAAACTATATTCACCAGCTCGACAAGGGAGCTAAATAA
- a CDS encoding HAD-IA family hydrolase has protein sequence MSRRFDLVIFDWDGTLMDSTGMIARSIQRAFDDVGLAVPSEQEARYVIGYGLTEAMAHLAPDANEAQIRQVVDAYRGHFLAKDQELKLYDGVEEGLARLRDANFRMAVATGKSRAGLDRVLNATQLTGFFEVTRTADEAFSKPHPAMLEYILEYAAVEPARAVMVGDTTHDLQLAINAGTASLALTYGAHEGDALQDLQALALFDEFDALVDWILTHG, from the coding sequence ATGTCGCGACGTTTTGATTTAGTGATTTTTGATTGGGACGGTACGCTGATGGACAGTACCGGCATGATTGCACGCTCGATTCAGCGCGCGTTTGATGATGTGGGTTTGGCCGTGCCGAGCGAGCAAGAAGCGCGTTATGTCATCGGCTATGGTCTGACTGAGGCGATGGCACATCTGGCGCCTGATGCTAACGAGGCGCAAATTCGCCAAGTGGTCGATGCGTATCGCGGCCATTTTTTGGCCAAAGACCAAGAACTAAAATTATACGACGGAGTTGAAGAAGGTTTGGCGCGTTTGCGCGACGCCAATTTCCGCATGGCGGTCGCCACTGGTAAATCGCGCGCAGGTTTAGATCGCGTGTTGAACGCCACGCAACTAACGGGCTTTTTTGAGGTGACGCGCACGGCCGATGAGGCTTTTTCGAAACCTCACCCGGCGATGCTGGAATACATTCTGGAGTATGCGGCGGTAGAGCCCGCCCGTGCTGTGATGGTGGGCGATACCACCCATGATTTGCAATTGGCCATCAATGCCGGCACCGCGAGCTTGGCTCTGACTTATGGCGCTCACGAAGGCGATGCCTTGCAAGATTTGCAGGCCTTGGCGCTATTTGACGAATTTGACGCTTTGGTCGATTGGATCTTGACGCATGGTTGA